One genomic region from Pseudanabaena sp. FACHB-2040 encodes:
- a CDS encoding AmpG family muropeptide MFS transporter, whose amino-acid sequence MLALLFLGFASGLPLFLTSQTLQAWMTTAGVDLGTIGWFTLVALPYSLKFLWSPLLDRYIPPFLGRRRGWLVITQVALVLAIGAMALQNPQQALTMVAVNALIIAFLSASQDIAFDAYRTDVLEPREMGAGAAVAVLGYRIALLVTGSAALILADQIPWPLVYMVMAGLMGLAIAFSFFAPEPVSDYHHPATLAEAVVMPFREFFQRSGVSRGVLILVFIVLYKLGDALVNNMVTPFLLALDFTQTDIGAIRGGMGLFATIVGTLVGGALLSQIGINRSLWIFGILQAFSNLAYFVLSQVGQNYPLMILSINIENFCAGLGTAAFVAFLMSLCNPRFSATQYALLSSLMAVSRDILSAPAGQIVKATGWPLFFLITLIAALPGLVLLPWFAPWQVREEQG is encoded by the coding sequence ATGCTGGCTCTGCTGTTTCTGGGCTTTGCCTCTGGTTTACCGCTGTTTCTCACCAGCCAAACTCTGCAGGCATGGATGACTACCGCTGGGGTGGATCTGGGCACCATTGGCTGGTTTACGCTGGTGGCGCTGCCCTACTCGCTCAAGTTTCTCTGGTCGCCGCTGCTAGATCGCTACATTCCTCCCTTTTTGGGACGGCGGCGAGGCTGGCTGGTAATTACCCAGGTGGCGCTAGTGCTGGCAATCGGGGCGATGGCCCTACAAAATCCCCAGCAGGCGCTGACCATGGTGGCCGTCAATGCGCTGATCATTGCCTTTCTTAGCGCCAGCCAAGACATTGCCTTTGATGCCTACCGCACCGATGTGCTAGAGCCCCGAGAGATGGGGGCAGGGGCCGCGGTGGCTGTGTTGGGTTACCGCATCGCGCTGCTGGTAACGGGTTCGGCAGCGCTGATTCTAGCTGACCAGATTCCCTGGCCGCTGGTGTATATGGTGATGGCTGGGCTGATGGGACTTGCGATCGCATTCTCCTTCTTTGCCCCAGAACCCGTCAGCGACTACCACCATCCCGCTACCCTGGCAGAAGCAGTGGTCATGCCGTTTAGAGAGTTTTTCCAGCGCTCCGGCGTCAGTCGAGGCGTTCTCATCCTGGTCTTCATCGTGCTTTACAAGCTGGGAGATGCCCTTGTCAACAACATGGTGACACCCTTCCTGCTGGCGCTCGATTTCACCCAGACCGACATTGGCGCGATTCGCGGCGGCATGGGGCTATTTGCTACCATTGTCGGCACGCTAGTAGGCGGCGCACTGCTAAGCCAGATCGGCATCAACCGCTCCCTCTGGATCTTTGGCATCCTCCAGGCCTTCAGCAATCTGGCCTATTTCGTGTTGTCTCAGGTGGGGCAAAACTATCCCCTGATGATCCTCAGCATCAACATCGAAAACTTCTGTGCCGGTTTGGGCACCGCTGCCTTCGTAGCGTTTCTGATGAGCCTCTGCAACCCCCGCTTCTCCGCCACTCAATACGCCCTGCTCTCCAGCCTAATGGCCGTCAGCCGCGATATCTTATCAGCCCCCGCCGGCCAAATCGTCAAAGCCACCGGCTGGCCTCTGTTTTTTCTGATAACGCTGATAGCAGCGCTGCCAGGACTGGTGCTGCTGCCGTGGTTTGCTCCGTGGCAGGTGAGAGAGGAACAGGGGTGA
- a CDS encoding sulfurtransferase produces MTYPTNLVEPGWLADHLDDPQVVIVDCRFALMEPEKGRRQYEAGHIPGAHYLDLNQDLSSPVQVHGGRHPLPDWEKFGQKLEAMGVSSALPAGPTLVVAYDDARYAFASRLWWLLKYLGHDAVAVLNGGLQGWQSQGYALSQAVREAGSGKFTPTPRTDWVVDIDTVRRRKDEPGMLLVDAREPSRYRGEQEPIDPVAGSIPGAVNYFWQDVSEGDGRMRSHAELAVHWSTLDDVDDVIVYCGSGVTACVNLLSQAIAGKPTGKLYVGGWSDWCTYL; encoded by the coding sequence ATGACTTACCCTACAAATCTAGTCGAGCCTGGCTGGCTAGCTGACCACTTAGATGACCCGCAGGTAGTCATAGTAGACTGCCGCTTTGCGCTGATGGAGCCGGAGAAGGGGCGGCGACAGTACGAGGCTGGGCACATTCCAGGGGCACATTACCTAGATTTAAACCAAGATTTGTCGAGTCCGGTGCAGGTGCATGGGGGGCGGCATCCACTACCAGATTGGGAGAAGTTTGGGCAAAAGCTGGAGGCGATGGGCGTATCTTCTGCGCTACCTGCGGGCCCGACTTTGGTGGTGGCCTATGATGATGCTCGCTATGCTTTTGCCTCGCGGCTCTGGTGGCTGCTGAAGTATCTGGGCCACGATGCGGTGGCGGTACTCAATGGCGGACTACAGGGTTGGCAGAGCCAGGGATATGCGCTTAGTCAGGCGGTGCGTGAAGCCGGTTCAGGCAAATTTACGCCCACGCCACGAACGGATTGGGTCGTTGATATTGACACTGTGCGACGGCGCAAGGATGAACCGGGCATGTTGCTGGTTGATGCGCGTGAGCCATCTCGCTACCGGGGTGAGCAAGAACCGATTGACCCAGTTGCAGGCAGCATTCCTGGCGCGGTGAATTATTTCTGGCAAGATGTCAGTGAGGGGGATGGACGAATGCGATCGCACGCCGAACTCGCCGTCCACTGGTCAACCTTAGACGATGTCGACGATGTAATTGTCTATTGCGGCTCCGGCGTCACCGCCTGCGTTAATCTGCTAAGCCAAGCGATCGCAGGCAAGCCTACGGGCAAGCTCTACGTAGGCGGCTGGAGCGACTGGTGCACTTATCTGTAG
- a CDS encoding response regulator, which produces MKTVLIVEDDPINARVFSKILTKRGGLAVKHTENVDEVIQIAQNREADIILMDVSLAHSVYQGKPVDGIKITQMLKANPDTANLPVILVTAHAMDGDRENFLKLSGADGYISKPVVDHQQFVDQVKAMMTDI; this is translated from the coding sequence ATGAAAACCGTCCTGATTGTGGAAGATGACCCGATCAATGCCCGGGTCTTTTCAAAGATTTTGACCAAGCGGGGAGGCTTGGCAGTAAAGCATACGGAGAATGTTGACGAAGTCATACAGATTGCCCAAAACCGGGAGGCCGACATTATTTTGATGGATGTTTCTTTGGCCCACAGCGTTTACCAGGGGAAGCCGGTCGATGGCATTAAAATTACCCAAATGCTCAAGGCCAACCCAGATACAGCCAATCTGCCGGTGATTCTGGTGACGGCCCACGCGATGGATGGCGATCGCGAGAATTTCCTCAAGCTGAGCGGAGCCGATGGCTACATCTCTAAGCCGGTAGTGGATCACCAGCAGTTTGTGGATCAGGTTAAGGCTATGATGACAGACATCTAG
- the gyrA gene encoding DNA gyrase subunit A, producing the protein MADPLNTLPSGQVITTSLHSEVQRSYLEYAMSVIVGRALPDVRDGLKPVHRRILYAMHELGLTPDRPYRKCARVVGDVLGKYHPHGDQAVYDALVRMVQTFSSRYPLLDGHGNFGSVDNDPPAAMRYTETRLASVGHEALLGDISEALVDFTDNFDSSQQEPVVLPAQLPNLILNGSSGIAVGMATNIPPHNLGEVVDGLIALIDRPGITDEQLFEIIPGPDFPTGGEIIGTEGIYDAYRTGRGSIPLRGVVRFEEVRPGRGKQRRNAIIVTELPFQVNKAGWIEKIADLVNNGRLDGIADIRDESDREGMRVVIELKREAQAQRVLHDLYRMTPLQTNFGAIMLALEDGQPRQMPLREILLAFLNFREETLTRQYQHELDKTQARLHIIEGLLTALGNLDTVIDILRNAPDGTTAKQVFQQQFDLSERQSDAILAMPLRRLTGLERQNLEKEFQEASTQRNELQRLLNDRKELLKALKKELRSLKKKFSDPRRTRIPSAAAIAKESQQLAEIISEAAEEEAILEFTQKGYVRRSSPRSYQRRQGKQEAASTGTLQEVEDVILQVESALTNQEVLALTRDGRAFTVKVDDIPQAQRQAKGVPLVRLLPDSVPSEAGAVVRQILLTEAALEQDLVVVTRQGRIKRVPLKEYSQLTGRGLTVMKLKDGDELAYAVLARAGEHLVLATSGGRLLRFEIDDDNLPIMGRNAQGPQALRMRKQETLVGCVAIAKESSCVLLISALGFAKRMPANSVTLASRGGLGTQAFQFSLKSDTLAALTAADPGTEATLITTADRVAQITVAKVPRQGRSTPCDRILKLNKGESVAAVTIATLPDNGSNGNEG; encoded by the coding sequence ATGGCCGACCCACTCAACACCCTCCCCTCAGGACAGGTAATCACGACTTCACTCCATTCAGAGGTGCAGCGGTCTTATCTGGAATATGCCATGAGCGTGATTGTAGGCCGGGCCTTGCCCGACGTGCGCGACGGGCTCAAACCGGTGCACCGCCGCATTCTCTACGCCATGCACGAACTGGGTTTGACTCCCGATCGGCCCTACCGCAAGTGTGCCCGCGTGGTGGGCGATGTGCTGGGTAAGTACCACCCTCACGGCGATCAGGCCGTCTACGATGCCCTGGTTCGCATGGTGCAAACCTTCTCTAGCCGCTACCCGTTGCTCGATGGCCACGGCAACTTCGGCTCGGTAGATAACGACCCCCCTGCCGCCATGCGCTACACCGAAACGCGCCTGGCCTCGGTTGGTCATGAAGCGCTGTTAGGCGATATCAGTGAGGCCCTGGTCGACTTCACCGACAACTTCGATAGCTCCCAGCAAGAGCCGGTTGTGCTGCCAGCCCAGCTACCCAACCTGATTCTCAACGGCAGTTCTGGCATTGCCGTGGGTATGGCCACCAACATTCCCCCTCACAACCTAGGGGAAGTAGTCGATGGACTCATTGCCTTGATTGATCGGCCTGGCATCACCGATGAGCAGCTATTTGAAATCATCCCCGGCCCAGACTTTCCGACGGGTGGAGAAATTATCGGCACTGAGGGCATTTATGATGCCTATCGCACTGGGCGGGGCAGCATTCCGCTGCGGGGAGTGGTCCGGTTTGAGGAGGTTCGTCCTGGCCGGGGCAAGCAGCGGCGCAATGCCATTATCGTGACGGAGCTGCCTTTTCAGGTCAACAAAGCTGGCTGGATTGAAAAAATTGCCGACCTGGTTAACAACGGACGGCTTGATGGCATTGCCGATATTCGAGACGAGAGCGATCGCGAAGGCATGCGGGTCGTCATTGAGCTTAAACGGGAAGCCCAGGCCCAGCGCGTGCTCCACGATCTGTATCGCATGACCCCACTGCAGACCAACTTTGGAGCCATCATGCTGGCTCTAGAAGACGGTCAGCCCCGGCAGATGCCGCTTCGGGAAATCTTGCTGGCCTTCCTCAACTTCCGAGAAGAAACCCTCACCCGCCAGTACCAGCATGAGCTGGATAAAACCCAGGCCCGGCTGCACATTATTGAGGGGCTGCTGACTGCCCTAGGCAACCTCGATACCGTCATTGATATTCTTCGCAATGCCCCCGATGGCACCACCGCTAAGCAGGTGTTTCAGCAGCAGTTTGACCTCTCCGAGCGGCAGTCTGACGCGATTTTGGCCATGCCGCTGCGGCGCTTAACTGGGCTGGAGCGCCAGAACCTAGAAAAGGAGTTCCAAGAAGCCAGCACGCAGCGCAACGAACTGCAGCGGTTGCTCAACGATCGCAAAGAGCTGCTAAAAGCGCTCAAGAAAGAGTTGCGATCGCTCAAGAAAAAGTTCAGCGACCCTCGGCGCACTCGAATTCCGTCGGCTGCTGCCATTGCCAAAGAATCACAGCAGCTAGCCGAGATCATTTCAGAAGCAGCGGAAGAAGAAGCCATTCTCGAATTTACTCAAAAAGGCTACGTGCGCCGCTCCTCGCCCCGCTCTTATCAGCGGCGACAGGGCAAACAGGAAGCAGCCAGCACCGGCACCTTGCAGGAGGTAGAAGACGTCATCCTGCAGGTCGAATCGGCCCTCACGAACCAGGAAGTGCTGGCCCTGACCCGAGACGGTCGAGCGTTTACCGTAAAAGTTGACGACATCCCTCAGGCGCAGCGGCAGGCTAAGGGAGTACCTCTGGTGCGGCTACTGCCCGACTCGGTGCCCTCAGAAGCAGGAGCCGTTGTCCGACAAATTCTGCTAACAGAAGCGGCCTTGGAGCAGGATTTGGTGGTTGTGACCCGACAGGGCCGCATTAAGCGGGTGCCCCTGAAGGAATACAGCCAGCTCACCGGCCGAGGGCTGACCGTGATGAAGCTCAAAGACGGCGATGAACTGGCCTACGCCGTGCTGGCTAGGGCGGGAGAGCATCTGGTGCTGGCGACCTCCGGCGGGCGGCTGCTGCGCTTTGAGATCGACGATGACAACCTGCCGATTATGGGCCGTAATGCCCAAGGCCCTCAGGCTCTGCGGATGCGAAAACAGGAAACGCTAGTGGGCTGCGTGGCCATAGCTAAGGAGAGTAGCTGTGTGCTGCTGATCTCGGCTTTGGGCTTTGCTAAGCGTATGCCTGCCAACAGCGTAACCCTAGCCAGCCGGGGTGGTTTGGGAACGCAGGCGTTCCAGTTCAGTCTCAAGAGCGACACGCTGGCAGCTCTAACCGCAGCCGATCCAGGCACAGAAGCAACACTGATCACAACGGCGGATCGGGTGGCGCAGATTACGGTAGCCAAGGTGCCCCGGCAAGGGCGCAGTACGCCGTGCGATCGCATTCTCAAGCTGAACAAAGGAGAATCAGTTGCCGCTGTCACCATCGCCACCTTGCCTGATAATGGGTCAAATGGAAACGAGGGATAA
- a CDS encoding ATP-binding cassette domain-containing protein has translation MAPVLIENVYKTFPAAQLNRAADPSGSHEGLTVLRRIHLDVADGEFMVLVGPSGCGKSTLLRLIAGLEDISAGTIWVGGQRVNDLPPKLRDIAMVFQSYALYPHLTVYDNLAFGLRRMRQGAGAVRPGVEDIKDGDLEKDANLELAQILATSRWWEDALGSLTRRLPPALRYISEAERLIDERVRAIAKMLQIGLLLHRFPRQLSGGQKQRVALGRAMARNPQVFLMDEPLSNLDAKLRTETRAQIVNLQRQLGITTIYVTHDQVEAMTMGDRIAIMNQGQIQQVAAPLELYQRPANRFVAEFIGSPTMNFLTVQVQSPSLLIHPKFRLSIPSEWDELLKPYDGRTVILGIRPEHLSLGLPAPKNLETRVSRVEALGSETYLSVQFEGETLQARIAPDHAVTLGDTVWLAIAADKVHLFDPDTGQSLRAAVPA, from the coding sequence GTGGCTCCTGTTCTAATTGAGAACGTCTACAAGACCTTTCCAGCCGCTCAGTTAAACCGTGCGGCTGATCCGTCAGGCTCCCATGAGGGGCTGACGGTGCTGCGGCGCATTCATCTAGACGTGGCCGACGGCGAGTTTATGGTGCTGGTAGGGCCTTCGGGCTGCGGCAAAAGCACCCTGCTGCGGCTGATTGCCGGACTAGAGGACATCTCTGCAGGCACGATTTGGGTGGGCGGGCAGCGGGTCAACGATTTGCCGCCCAAGCTGCGAGACATTGCCATGGTGTTTCAGAGCTATGCCCTCTACCCTCACCTGACGGTGTACGACAACTTAGCCTTTGGGCTGCGGCGAATGCGGCAGGGGGCAGGAGCAGTGCGGCCCGGCGTAGAAGACATAAAGGACGGGGATCTAGAGAAAGATGCCAATTTAGAACTGGCACAGATCCTCGCAACTAGCCGTTGGTGGGAAGACGCTCTGGGGTCGCTGACGCGGCGGCTGCCGCCTGCTCTGCGCTACATCTCTGAGGCCGAGCGGCTGATCGACGAGCGGGTGCGGGCCATTGCCAAAATGCTGCAGATTGGGCTGCTGCTGCATCGCTTTCCCCGGCAGCTATCGGGCGGGCAAAAGCAGCGAGTGGCCTTAGGCCGAGCCATGGCCCGCAACCCTCAGGTCTTTTTGATGGATGAGCCGCTGTCTAACCTCGATGCCAAGCTGCGCACCGAGACGCGGGCTCAGATCGTCAACCTGCAGCGCCAGCTCGGCATCACCACAATCTACGTCACCCACGACCAGGTAGAGGCAATGACCATGGGCGATCGCATCGCCATCATGAACCAGGGCCAAATTCAGCAGGTGGCTGCGCCGCTAGAGCTGTACCAGCGACCGGCCAACCGCTTTGTGGCTGAGTTTATCGGCTCTCCAACTATGAACTTTCTCACGGTGCAGGTGCAGTCTCCCAGTCTGCTGATTCACCCCAAATTCCGGCTATCCATTCCTAGCGAGTGGGATGAGCTGCTCAAGCCCTACGATGGCCGCACCGTGATATTGGGGATTCGGCCAGAGCACTTGAGCTTGGGTCTGCCTGCCCCCAAGAACCTAGAAACGCGGGTGAGCCGGGTGGAGGCACTGGGCAGCGAGACTTACCTGAGCGTTCAGTTTGAGGGCGAAACGCTGCAGGCCCGCATTGCGCCCGACCATGCTGTGACGCTGGGCGATACGGTGTGGCTTGCGATCGCAGCCGACAAAGTGCATCTGTTTGACCCCGATACCGGTCAGTCTCTGCGGGCAGCTGTTCCGGCTTAA
- a CDS encoding HupE/UreJ family protein, with the protein MNKISQRFSRSLLAGLNRKLIVGGSVVLASSLLMLPAQAHHATGGSTPTNAFTGFISGLAHPVIGPDHFAFVVAVGLIAAFSLRGIVLPIAFVLATLAGTGLHLLGLTLPGAEIGVSLSVVLAGVVLATNRKLGVEPLAGLGALAGLLHGYAYGEAIVGAEMAPLAAYLAGFAVIQLLVSLGVFWAGRRVFNLSAGPSLNLRFAGFAIAGAGSAFLSSVLLG; encoded by the coding sequence TTGAATAAGATTTCTCAGCGGTTCAGCCGATCCCTTCTGGCTGGCTTGAACCGCAAGTTGATTGTCGGTGGGAGTGTGGTTCTAGCATCATCGCTGCTGATGCTGCCCGCTCAAGCCCACCATGCTACCGGCGGCAGCACGCCTACGAATGCCTTCACAGGCTTTATTTCTGGGCTGGCCCACCCTGTTATTGGTCCCGATCACTTTGCTTTTGTGGTTGCCGTTGGCCTGATTGCCGCCTTTAGCCTGCGCGGCATAGTGCTGCCCATTGCCTTTGTCTTGGCAACGCTAGCGGGCACCGGCCTGCATTTGCTGGGGCTGACCTTGCCGGGGGCTGAGATCGGGGTTTCTCTATCGGTGGTGCTGGCCGGGGTGGTGCTGGCGACTAACCGTAAGTTGGGAGTGGAGCCGTTGGCTGGGCTGGGTGCATTAGCGGGTCTGCTCCACGGCTATGCCTACGGTGAAGCTATTGTCGGAGCGGAAATGGCTCCCTTGGCGGCTTATCTGGCCGGATTTGCAGTCATTCAACTGCTGGTTTCTCTAGGCGTATTTTGGGCAGGCCGCAGGGTATTCAATCTCTCGGCTGGCCCGTCGCTGAATCTGCGCTTTGCCGGATTTGCGATCGCAGGGGCCGGATCCGCCTTTCTCTCTTCTGTCCTGCTGGGGTAA
- the cobW gene encoding cobalamin biosynthesis protein CobW, translating into MHKIPVTVVTGFLGAGKTTLVRHLLQNNQGRRIAVLVNEFGEVGIDGELLKSCQVCDEDGTPLDSNIVELANGCLCCTVQEEFLPTMQALIQRRDQIDCIVIETSGLALPKPLVQAFRWPEIRTSATVDGVVTVVDCDALASGRLVGDLEALEAQRQADDSLDHETPIEELFEDQLNCADLVLLTKADHVSLETRQHVESWLKNQLPAGVKIVPCEHGVISPDVLLGFNAAVEDNLEQRPSHHDHEEEHEHDDNITSVPLTLDQAFEPKALVERLQALVETAEIYRIKGFVNVPNKPMRLVLHGVGNRFDYFFDRPWRPGEPRLTQLIVIGQNLDSDQVRAAVLQPPVSV; encoded by the coding sequence ATGCATAAAATTCCAGTTACCGTCGTCACCGGCTTTCTTGGAGCGGGCAAAACCACGCTAGTGCGCCATCTACTGCAAAACAACCAGGGCCGCCGCATTGCCGTTTTGGTCAATGAGTTTGGTGAAGTCGGCATTGACGGCGAGTTGCTCAAGTCCTGCCAGGTTTGCGATGAAGACGGCACCCCGTTAGACAGCAATATCGTTGAACTGGCCAACGGCTGCCTCTGCTGCACTGTGCAAGAAGAGTTTCTGCCCACCATGCAGGCGCTGATCCAGCGCCGCGACCAGATCGACTGCATTGTCATTGAAACTTCTGGACTGGCCCTGCCCAAACCCTTGGTGCAAGCGTTTCGCTGGCCCGAAATCCGCACCAGCGCTACGGTCGATGGGGTTGTGACCGTGGTCGATTGTGATGCGCTCGCCTCAGGTCGTCTGGTGGGTGACCTGGAGGCCCTAGAAGCCCAGCGCCAGGCCGATGACAGTCTCGATCACGAAACGCCCATTGAAGAATTGTTTGAAGATCAGCTCAACTGCGCCGATCTGGTGCTGCTGACTAAAGCCGATCATGTCTCTTTAGAAACCCGCCAGCATGTCGAGTCTTGGCTCAAAAATCAGCTGCCTGCTGGGGTGAAGATTGTGCCCTGTGAGCACGGGGTGATTAGCCCAGACGTGTTGCTCGGCTTTAATGCAGCGGTGGAAGACAACCTGGAGCAGCGCCCCAGCCACCACGACCACGAAGAGGAGCACGAGCACGACGACAACATTACCTCAGTGCCGCTCACCCTCGATCAGGCGTTTGAACCTAAGGCTCTCGTCGAGCGACTGCAGGCTCTAGTAGAAACGGCTGAGATTTACCGAATCAAGGGATTTGTAAACGTGCCCAACAAGCCGATGCGGCTGGTGCTGCATGGGGTTGGTAACCGGTTCGACTACTTCTTTGATCGGCCCTGGCGACCCGGTGAGCCACGCTTAACGCAGCTAATTGTGATTGGTCAGAATCTTGATTCAGACCAAGTACGTGCAGCGGTATTACAGCCACCCGTCTCGGTTTGA
- a CDS encoding ATP-binding cassette domain-containing protein encodes MIRIEHLVKSFGQLEVLKDISTEVARGEVVAIIGPSGSGKSTLLRCVNLLETPTAGNVYIDGLDITSPKCDIMKVRQNIGMVFQHFNLFPHKTVMQNVTYAPTKIRKLSKADACKIGLDLLNKVGLSEKANVYPSRLSGGQKQRVAIARALAMEPHIMLFDEPTSALDPEMVKEVLDVMKSLADTGITMAIVTHEMGFAREVANRVLFLDGGYLVEDAPPDEFFSTPKSERAQQFLEKVL; translated from the coding sequence GTGATTAGGATTGAGCATCTCGTCAAGTCCTTTGGTCAGCTAGAGGTGTTGAAAGATATCTCTACGGAAGTCGCCCGCGGAGAAGTGGTGGCAATCATCGGCCCCTCGGGTTCGGGTAAATCAACCTTGCTGCGCTGCGTTAATCTGCTGGAGACGCCGACCGCAGGCAACGTCTATATCGATGGCCTCGATATCACGTCTCCTAAGTGCGACATTATGAAGGTGCGGCAAAACATCGGCATGGTGTTTCAACACTTCAATCTGTTTCCGCATAAGACGGTGATGCAGAACGTCACTTATGCGCCCACGAAGATCAGGAAGTTGAGCAAGGCCGATGCCTGTAAGATTGGTCTGGATCTGCTGAACAAGGTAGGTCTTTCAGAGAAAGCAAACGTGTATCCTTCCCGGCTGTCGGGGGGGCAGAAGCAGCGGGTTGCGATCGCACGCGCCCTAGCGATGGAACCCCACATCATGCTGTTTGACGAACCCACTTCTGCCCTTGACCCAGAAATGGTGAAAGAGGTGCTAGACGTCATGAAATCCCTGGCCGATACGGGGATTACGATGGCCATCGTCACCCACGAGATGGGCTTTGCGCGGGAAGTGGCAAACCGAGTTCTCTTTCTCGATGGGGGCTATTTGGTTGAAGATGCCCCGCCAGATGAGTTTTTCAGCACTCCTAAGAGCGAGCGGGCGCAACAATTTTTAGAAAAGGTTCTGTAA
- a CDS encoding amino acid ABC transporter permease, with amino-acid sequence MNLDFSQIVPSLPFILTGVLTTLRFTLLSALFGFALGTLLSLLKISSIKPLKWFAEFYTSIFRGTPLILQLALIYFATPQLIGYEISAIEAGVITFSLNSAAYSSETIRAGIMAVDKGQREASMSLGVPYKLMMMDIILPQAFKNILPALVNESIALLKDSALVSTIGALDLMRRGMVVAAEKYLYFEPLLVIGVIYYIMVMTLTQGAQVLERRLRRSD; translated from the coding sequence ATGAACCTTGACTTTTCTCAGATTGTTCCGTCTCTGCCGTTTATTCTGACTGGGGTTCTGACAACGCTGCGCTTTACCCTGCTCTCTGCCCTATTTGGGTTTGCGCTAGGAACGCTGCTTTCGCTGTTAAAAATCTCCTCGATTAAGCCGCTTAAGTGGTTTGCGGAATTTTACACCTCGATTTTCCGAGGCACACCGCTGATCCTGCAGTTGGCGCTAATCTACTTCGCCACTCCCCAACTCATTGGCTACGAAATTTCGGCCATTGAGGCGGGGGTGATTACCTTCTCTCTTAACTCGGCAGCCTACAGCTCGGAGACTATTCGAGCGGGCATTATGGCGGTTGATAAGGGGCAGCGAGAGGCTTCGATGTCTCTGGGAGTGCCTTACAAGCTAATGATGATGGACATCATTTTGCCCCAGGCTTTTAAGAACATCTTGCCTGCGCTGGTGAATGAGAGCATTGCCCTCTTAAAAGATTCGGCCCTGGTGTCTACCATCGGAGCCCTTGATTTGATGCGGCGGGGCATGGTAGTAGCGGCAGAAAAATATCTATATTTTGAGCCACTGCTTGTCATAGGGGTCATCTACTACATTATGGTTATGACCCTGACCCAGGGAGCCCAAGTTTTGGAGCGGAGGTTGCGGCGCAGTGATTAG